The following are encoded in a window of Armatimonadota bacterium genomic DNA:
- a CDS encoding YceI family protein — MNSYRILPLVALVAASITGLAAEKTYKVGAGPPSQQIATIESVTDFETFTGTTHKVSGTVKFDKAKRTMTGKIIVDVASIKTGIDMRNEHMRGPMWMNAEKFKSITFVATKSKHVKGNDWDVTGKFTMHGVTKTITVRTTIKDRNESEASRKAGFKGDVLQLKVKFKIKLSDYGVMIPKMAAAKVNDEVTISVTTYSQTG, encoded by the coding sequence ATGAACAGCTACAGAATCCTCCCACTCGTGGCGCTAGTCGCCGCATCGATCACTGGCCTGGCAGCAGAAAAGACGTACAAGGTCGGCGCTGGCCCGCCGTCGCAACAGATCGCCACGATTGAAAGCGTCACAGACTTCGAGACCTTTACGGGGACCACCCACAAGGTATCTGGAACGGTGAAGTTCGACAAGGCGAAGAGAACGATGACAGGAAAGATCATCGTCGACGTCGCCTCCATCAAGACAGGCATCGACATGCGCAACGAGCACATGCGCGGACCTATGTGGATGAACGCCGAAAAGTTCAAGAGCATTACGTTCGTAGCGACCAAGAGCAAGCATGTCAAGGGAAACGATTGGGACGTAACGGGCAAGTTCACGATGCACGGCGTCACCAAGACGATCACCGTTCGCACGACGATCAAGGATCGCAATGAAAGCGAGGCGTCCAGAAAGGCCGGCTTCAAGGGCGACGTCTTGCAGCTCAAGGTCAAGTTCAAGATCAAGCTAAGCGATTACGGCGTAATGATTCCGAAGATGGCCGCCGCGAAGGTCAACGACGAGGTCACGATCTCCGTGACGACCTACTCACAGACAGGCTAA
- a CDS encoding threo-3-hydroxy-L-aspartate ammonia-lyase, with the protein MISMPVSYDDVCAAARVLDGVANKTPVLTSRTFNDMTGCEAFFKAENFQRVGAFKFRGAYNAISRLTSDQKEAGVLTFSSGNHGAACALAGKLLGAAVVVVMNHDAPQIKKDAVAGYGAEVVLYERNEQVREELGMKIAEERGLTVVPPYDHPDIIAGQGTAGKELFDEVPDLDVLIVGCGGGGLVSGCSIAAHALRPGVSVLAVEPAARNSARRSLSAGELHRSEIPDTIADGAKTPSIGHLNLEIMMKNVEDVLAVSDEELLTATKFFWERMKIVVEPTGALAAAAVMSGKIDVTGKRVGLLITGGNADIIELTKMIY; encoded by the coding sequence CTGATCTCTATGCCCGTCTCCTACGATGACGTCTGCGCCGCCGCCCGCGTGCTAGACGGCGTTGCGAACAAGACGCCGGTGCTCACTTCTCGTACGTTCAATGACATGACGGGGTGTGAGGCGTTCTTCAAGGCCGAGAACTTCCAGCGGGTCGGCGCTTTCAAGTTTCGCGGCGCGTACAACGCTATCTCTCGTTTGACATCAGACCAAAAAGAGGCGGGGGTGCTGACGTTCTCTTCCGGCAACCACGGCGCGGCGTGCGCTCTGGCTGGCAAACTGCTCGGAGCGGCGGTCGTCGTCGTGATGAACCACGACGCGCCGCAGATCAAGAAGGACGCGGTGGCGGGCTACGGCGCGGAGGTCGTGCTGTACGAACGGAACGAGCAGGTCAGGGAAGAGCTCGGCATGAAGATCGCCGAGGAGCGCGGCTTGACGGTCGTGCCGCCGTACGACCATCCGGACATCATCGCCGGACAAGGCACGGCAGGGAAGGAGCTGTTCGACGAAGTTCCGGACTTGGACGTGCTGATCGTCGGGTGCGGCGGGGGCGGTCTGGTCTCCGGCTGCTCGATCGCGGCGCACGCCCTCCGGCCCGGCGTGTCGGTGCTCGCCGTCGAGCCCGCCGCTCGCAACTCGGCGCGGCGCTCACTCTCAGCCGGAGAGTTGCACAGGTCGGAGATACCCGACACGATCGCCGACGGGGCAAAAACACCCTCAATCGGCCACCTGAATCTCGAGATCATGATGAAGAACGTCGAGGACGTGCTTGCGGTGAGCGACGAAGAGCTGTTGACGGCAACGAAGTTTTTCTGGGAGCGAATGAAAATTGTAGTCGAACCAACCGGCGCGCTCGCCGCTGCGGCCGTGATGTCCGGCAAGATCGACGTAACAGGCAAGCGCGTCGGACTGCTGATAACCGGCGGCAACGCGGACATCATAGAATTGACTAAAATGATCTATTAG
- a CDS encoding Gfo/Idh/MocA family oxidoreductase has protein sequence MAKKINMTTRRELLKTGLYAAGAVALGPYTRILGSNDDVRIAVIGFRGRGGGLMSSFEGIDGVKVVALCDVDQGVLDREAAKRPGVFATRDLREIMDRQDVDAVVCAAPNHWHSLVTVWACQAGKDVYIEKPVSHSIWEGRKMVEAARKYDRVVAAGFQNRSDAGLVPFMQYLHAGNIGKVTAVRGLCYRSRGGIGLRQTPLTPPENVDYDLWLGPAADLPMMRNQFHYDWHWIWNTGNGDVGNQGPHELDLMRWALNDPAHPRSVRSLGGRFVWGDAGETPNTLITKFDFDGVPGIFEVNDIPNGRNSQNYRGVGVGVIITCEGGEFRGGRGGGKVYDRDGRLIKDFPGDSGGRHQANFIDAVRSRDSGILTSEIENGHASTVLAHLANISYRAGSLAQSSSVKQIGREDGAIADAIVRYEERLSDNGVDLGDTPWRLGPKLTFDGGSERFVGRMSSAGNWMIKRNYRKPFVVPDKV, from the coding sequence ATGGCGAAAAAGATTAACATGACGACAAGGCGCGAACTGCTGAAGACAGGGCTCTATGCGGCTGGCGCTGTCGCGCTTGGCCCGTACACGCGCATCCTCGGTTCGAACGACGATGTCAGGATTGCAGTCATCGGCTTTCGCGGTCGTGGCGGCGGACTGATGAGTTCGTTCGAGGGGATCGATGGCGTAAAAGTCGTGGCCCTGTGCGACGTAGACCAGGGCGTGTTGGACCGCGAGGCCGCCAAGCGTCCCGGCGTCTTCGCTACGAGGGACCTGCGAGAAATCATGGACCGACAGGATGTAGACGCCGTCGTGTGCGCGGCGCCGAACCACTGGCACTCGCTGGTTACAGTCTGGGCCTGCCAAGCGGGCAAGGACGTCTACATCGAAAAGCCGGTCAGCCACAGCATATGGGAGGGGCGAAAGATGGTCGAAGCGGCAAGGAAGTACGACCGCGTCGTCGCCGCGGGTTTTCAAAACCGATCAGACGCCGGGCTCGTTCCGTTCATGCAGTACCTCCACGCTGGCAACATCGGAAAGGTGACGGCTGTGAGGGGACTTTGCTACCGCAGCCGTGGGGGGATCGGCCTCAGGCAGACGCCATTGACTCCACCTGAAAACGTCGACTACGACCTGTGGCTCGGCCCGGCTGCGGACTTGCCGATGATGCGAAACCAGTTCCACTACGACTGGCACTGGATATGGAACACCGGCAACGGCGACGTCGGCAACCAGGGTCCGCACGAGCTCGACCTGATGAGATGGGCGCTCAACGATCCTGCTCACCCGCGCTCCGTTCGCTCGCTCGGGGGCAGGTTCGTTTGGGGCGACGCTGGCGAGACCCCGAACACGTTGATCACGAAGTTCGATTTCGATGGAGTTCCTGGGATATTCGAGGTTAATGACATACCGAACGGCCGCAACTCGCAGAACTATCGAGGGGTCGGCGTCGGGGTGATCATCACGTGCGAAGGCGGCGAGTTCCGAGGGGGGCGAGGCGGCGGCAAAGTCTACGATCGCGATGGCCGGCTGATCAAGGACTTCCCGGGAGACTCCGGCGGGCGGCACCAGGCGAACTTCATCGATGCCGTGCGGTCGAGGGACTCTGGAATCCTAACGAGCGAGATCGAGAATGGTCACGCGTCGACCGTGCTCGCACACCTGGCGAACATTTCATACAGGGCCGGGTCGCTCGCGCAATCTTCCAGCGTCAAGCAGATCGGTCGCGAGGACGGGGCGATCGCAGATGCAATCGTGCGATATGAGGAGAGACTCAGCGACAACGGCGTCGACCTTGGAGATACCCCGTGGAGGCTCGGGCCAAAGCTGACGTTCGACGGAGGTTCCGAGCGGTTCGTCGGCCGTATGAGTTCCGCAGGAAACTGGATGATCAAGAGGAACTATCGCAAGCCGTTCGTCGTGCCCGACAAGGTCTAA
- a CDS encoding PmoA family protein, with the protein MFIAVAIMACSIASPQDKVEFKMGDGEVDVLIGGDPFATVHYADRSRPYVYPVYGPTGAQMLRNYPFIEGVEGESSDHPHHTGVWFAHGDMNGVDMWHQKGSMTVRAKPQLTGPSITLVLNMRDSEGVIFGQCTQRLTFGTSGESARFIDYDILLAPIAGGSLVFGDTKEGMMGVRTHPNLRLDRPGGNVLNSEGVSGPQVWGRRAAWIDYWGTIDGEVVGIAMFDHPKNPRHPTWWHAREYGLFAANPFGVFEFEDKPPGTGDMQLGVDEKVRFRYRLLFHTGTAKSAVIDEQYRTWADGEKD; encoded by the coding sequence ATGTTCATCGCCGTCGCAATCATGGCGTGTTCGATCGCATCGCCCCAGGACAAGGTCGAGTTCAAAATGGGCGACGGAGAGGTCGATGTGCTAATTGGCGGCGACCCGTTCGCGACGGTGCACTATGCAGACAGGTCTCGGCCTTACGTGTATCCGGTCTATGGGCCGACGGGCGCGCAGATGCTGCGCAACTATCCGTTCATCGAGGGAGTCGAAGGCGAGTCGTCAGACCACCCGCACCACACTGGCGTTTGGTTCGCGCACGGTGACATGAATGGCGTCGACATGTGGCATCAGAAGGGATCGATGACGGTCAGGGCGAAACCGCAACTAACCGGTCCGTCGATAACGCTGGTTCTGAACATGCGCGATTCGGAGGGCGTCATATTCGGTCAATGCACCCAGAGGCTGACCTTCGGGACAAGCGGCGAGTCGGCGCGTTTCATCGACTACGACATCTTGCTTGCCCCGATTGCGGGCGGAAGCCTGGTATTCGGCGACACGAAAGAGGGGATGATGGGAGTCCGCACACATCCAAACCTTCGTCTGGATCGACCGGGGGGTAACGTGCTGAACAGCGAAGGTGTCAGCGGACCGCAAGTGTGGGGCAGGCGCGCCGCATGGATCGACTATTGGGGCACGATCGACGGTGAAGTAGTCGGCATAGCGATGTTCGACCACCCGAAGAATCCGCGACATCCGACCTGGTGGCATGCGCGCGAATACGGCCTCTTCGCGGCGAACCCGTTCGGTGTCTTTGAGTTTGAAGACAAACCTCCAGGCACTGGAGACATGCAACTGGGAGTCGATGAGAAAGTCCGCTTTAGGTACCGCTTGCTGTTCCATACTGGGACGGCGAAGTCGGCTGTGATCGACGAGCAATATAGGACATGGGCAGATGGCGAAAAAGATTAA
- a CDS encoding pyridoxal phosphate-dependent aminotransferase: MPNVSQRGQDAPESPIRKLAPFAAKAAAKGLKIYGLNIGQPDIDSPETFWKAVRDPSLTVLAYSPSPGLPELRKKLAARYRGMGIDVTADQVLVTTAGSEALVFAMLACMGVGEEVIIPEPMYANYLGFAAIANVKVVPITTRIEDNFALPSIEEFARKITPKTKAILVCNPGNPTGAVYSNEQLDGLRELVIEHDLFIIADEVYREFNFTGKKIRSVLEMEGLDQHAIMIDSASKMYSLCGARVGFLVSRNEEVNYTALKYAQARLSPPTLEQIGMIGALDTPQSYLDNVRDEYMKRRDLLVSRLNAMPGVLCPEISGAFYATVRLPVDDADKFCEWLLAEFDHNGTTIMFAPASGFYATPGLGKDEVRIAYVLNTDDLSDAMDCLEAALVAYPGKTVEVTSV, translated from the coding sequence ATGCCGAACGTATCCCAGCGAGGGCAGGACGCCCCGGAATCGCCGATCCGCAAGCTTGCGCCGTTCGCGGCGAAGGCTGCCGCCAAGGGTCTGAAGATCTACGGCCTGAACATCGGCCAGCCGGACATCGACTCGCCGGAGACGTTTTGGAAGGCAGTGCGCGACCCGAGCCTGACCGTGCTCGCCTACAGCCCGTCGCCTGGTCTGCCGGAGCTGCGCAAGAAGCTGGCGGCCAGGTATCGCGGCATGGGGATCGACGTGACAGCCGATCAGGTGCTGGTGACGACGGCGGGCTCTGAGGCGCTGGTATTCGCAATGCTCGCGTGCATGGGTGTGGGGGAGGAGGTCATCATCCCCGAGCCGATGTACGCGAACTACCTCGGCTTCGCTGCGATCGCCAACGTCAAGGTCGTTCCGATCACGACGCGGATAGAAGACAACTTCGCCCTGCCGTCGATCGAGGAGTTCGCGCGGAAGATCACACCGAAGACGAAGGCGATCTTGGTCTGCAACCCCGGCAACCCGACAGGCGCGGTTTACTCCAATGAGCAGCTCGACGGCCTGCGAGAGCTCGTAATCGAACACGACCTGTTCATCATCGCTGACGAGGTGTACCGGGAGTTCAACTTTACCGGCAAGAAGATTCGGTCAGTCCTCGAGATGGAAGGCTTGGACCAGCACGCGATCATGATCGACTCCGCGTCGAAGATGTACTCGCTCTGCGGCGCGCGCGTGGGATTTCTCGTGTCGCGGAACGAAGAGGTGAACTACACAGCGTTGAAATATGCTCAGGCGCGGCTCTCGCCTCCGACGCTCGAGCAGATCGGGATGATCGGCGCGCTCGACACGCCGCAGTCGTATCTCGACAACGTGCGCGACGAGTACATGAAGCGGCGCGACCTGCTCGTCAGCAGGCTGAACGCCATGCCGGGGGTTCTGTGTCCCGAGATCAGCGGTGCGTTTTACGCCACGGTGCGCCTGCCCGTCGACGACGCCGACAAGTTCTGCGAATGGCTGCTGGCGGAGTTCGATCACAACGGCACGACGATCATGTTCGCGCCCGCGTCGGGGTTCTATGCCACTCCCGGCCTCGGCAAAGACGAAGTGCGCATCGCC